The Engraulis encrasicolus isolate BLACKSEA-1 chromosome 3, IST_EnEncr_1.0, whole genome shotgun sequence genome segment TCAACATTTAAAACTGTACATTACATATTCATGGTCCATGAGCCTTGGACAGATCACCTTGCCAGGAGTAGCTAGGTGCAATGGGCATACAATTCGTGCACTTTCCAAATgggaacaaaaacaaaatattaaAACAGCATGCACATTAAGCACGTCCAAAATGACCACACAATTTGATATAACACggatcttaacattaaataaaagcaAGTCATGCAAATGTAAGGGTTCTTCACACACAGCATGCAatcaaatgaaacaaacaaaggaGATGCAGTTCATGTACACGACCCGCACACTGGCCTAAAAGAGGGAAGGTGTAGCGCACCGGCTTATTGACCGTCCATACAATTAGCACTACAAGATGTCTCGCGCAGTAGGCTGACTGCGCGTCGTTGGGGAAAACCAGCGACCGTCACCGTCGCTGGCTTGGATGCACGGAGAATGACGCGCACCGGAACAACACAGGTGGACAAGACAGCAACCTGGCAGGGGCGCAGCCTATCCAAACAGCCACCTCACCTGTGAAGGTGAGCAAATACCTATTAGGATCTTAACACGgaaacacagcgacacacaacgTACAGGGACAGAAAACTCTACTATGCACCTACCAGgcgaatggaatagaatagggcAAAGAGGAGAGTTGCAATCACAATCAACCACGGTCGTCCTTTGGTTACCCAGACCGCTCACACACGCCGTTGCAGGACGGCAGTCAACGATGAGCACGCAACTACAAGAGAACGTAGATTAGCACCAGTATGCCTACACACTGAGCCAACAATCAGGTTACACAATAGAAGCGTTAACTCACCAGTCCAAACATTCATACTTTCATAACGCACTTCAACTCCTCGCGCATCGCGCCACCAAACCAAACAGGCACCCCGGAAGACAGCAATTACGCACCCATGGGACTGGTGACGTTAAATAGGAAGTGGCACAGCCAGATCCACCAATACGAGACGGCTCAGGGGAATAATTTGACGAGACCATTAGGGTACACCTGCTACATAggttagatagttaaggggcggggttgtccggccgaagtccggacaggtggtcaccctagatgctgccgaaccaatgttgtgtgagctttactgtgtgtgtgtgtgtgtgtgtgtgtgtgtgtgtgtgtgtgtgtgtgtgtgtgtgtgtgtgtgtgtgtgtgcgtgcgtgtgcgtgtgcgtgtgcgtgtagtgtatataatgtaggcataggtgttttaggtgttaaggactctgtatgttgtataggtgtagacaggtctttctgttcgaatttaaatgcatgtacatgtcttatttgatggctttatggacttttaagtgatcatttaataccagtcaggatacactggattgacttaattttttgactcaacagtatatataatgtatagctgttttcctatgtttagatctctctctctctctctctctctctctctctctctctctctctctctctctctctctctgagcgtgctgtactgtatgttgcagtgtatataggtctttctgtgtaaatttaaatgcatgtacagatcttatttgatggctttatggatttaagtgatcattcaataccagtctggatacactggatgtatgtcatttctttactcatcttttggaacagccaacgactgctcaccagttacccccacactctgttgttctttttttttgggggggtgttcttttatgttggctatttgtggtaggctacctaccggcgatgttgtcatgtatgttgtcatgatgtgatgttatgcaggatctcataatgcacaatccgttccatactttacagtcttattctaagcaatgttgtgaatgtttttactgaggcatttgttgatatgtcattcatgacctgatttatatgactatatgcataaaaataggccgaaatcgcatttcttaaggttattagcagtattttctctgtacctggataataaaaggagatagccacaattaaccacagtaaatattcttgtatgtacgatattaacaaaataaaaaaggacttttgaagctggcattttcaggtggtcagattcattgcatcaaaatatatgcaaattagtgcatatttaattagataatagcctaattagcatatttaaacataaaatatagaaaacttgtaatacatttttttctccaattcatacgagtaatcatctgataaagtttcatattgatatctgcaagttaaaaaaaataccctattcacctacagtgtctcgccttatttgtgggattgctgttgtgaaagggttaattattaccccatattgggtttgtttcaataagggcagtgttaaggcagtccaatgtgaatgtttttcaggtaatataagcaatttggtacattttgtaacattattcacagtaatattaggtgtctttagttttttgtcataatttgcatttatgggacaataaaggctcaaaatctggaaatgctcaagggatatcaccgggcatcgtctgaaatcttgaagacttgcctaaaatctatctgataaagcaaaaaaaaaaactttatcaaagaaatctgggttcaaccccacggctcccggactaaaaggcaaaaccgcgagaaatgttcatgcctgctgcgcaaagttgttcaattgcgctgttttcggttaaaacctgacccttcgggcacgtatttgacctgttttaaagctcctagtgtgcattaaaacccttttgaacgctttggccgtggtgtgtgggtccatacaagtcgatctagtggttcacatttccatttggtagcataggtacgatacaacaggagttttcaaaagtggcgcacctacctctttcagcttccgccttccaactacgtccgcaaaatggtttgccaaagtgatacttcatagtaatccattttatttttgtccaccaaagacgagccacaagaaacatattcacatgttttcatgtcctgagttgttattgtcgcgcagattcacttctctgtcactgaacgcagtttagtgacgtcacggtgtcacatgactcctggaaggaataattatttatctgtaacaaatattctggttcgaaaaagataaccatggccaccaaactcttcaattgaactaccccaacggaggatccatctcaaaatatcaaaacagtatattacgacagcgcctctctttctcgcttatgtataataactggatgagcgaatggcgttccttccttgccgactgataggcagtatgtagcctgccctagtcgctatcaaaaaactctcacagaagtcccgacagactagcgcgtcacctgtttggccagctctgcaagcggctgaaacgggctattatccgcgcacccgtctgcgtttttgtgtggctatgtttaatatccgctcaagccatttcgttttcccccgtgattgtgactcgctcatgtttaaaatatcctcaagtcatttcgctgtttttaccgtgattgtatctCTCTCATCCGTTGCAAaactggttgagaacacaaaactcgctggcacatgtgaactcggatagttgagcgaagtcgaacattctattctgaaacgtcgggctgcctgtgaacaagGAAGGGGGACACAGCTACCgctagttcagcggagttgaaggaatgacagCATCGACATGTTTTATTgcgtgatgatgggccactactgtagaatgactattcattttatgtccattaaaacggttgtttggtaattgattttgttctactgatggctggtcgcaccggtgcgcctaaaaatattttttaggcgcaccattgaaaaaaatgggcgcatatgcgaccaaattggtcgcactctggagccctgggcTGGATTCGATGCCCGGATTAACCACGGCAAACATCctatgttagcatcggctaactagcacTTGACTTCGGATTGCAGGGGACCTATGAGGgtgaggtatgtggcaaaagttatcgttcagcatcactagttaacactacgtaacccatttcacaccggattacccctttaaGTTGAGGGATGCCAGTGCAGGTGTCAGGTACCCAACCCTGTCTAAGCTTGTCAGGGCTCTTCTGTCAATTTTTACAGGACACTTGTTGAAAGGGTCCTTCAATTTAATGAATGACTGTAGCAGGCCTACTTTGACAATTTGGGCTGAAGCCCACACCCGACTACGCCAGCCCTGAGGGCTATTCCCCCCAGAGCAAAAGTTAAGTTAACTTGGAGAATAGTGAAGATACACTTTAAGTAAGGCACACTGGTTCACAGATACTCAGAGGCAAGAGAAGTATGCTTCCCCGACAAAATGGATATTTATTTCACACAAAGGTCCACAGTACATCACAACCCCACAACACAGttgaccccttttcccccccacacacacacatgcatacacacccacacacactcccagtacaCGGGCAACACTGCCCCAATGCTCACAGGCCCTAGGGCCTGATCCACGACCGTGGAGAGAGATAACGAGAACTAAGCGGTAGGGGGGAGTAGCGGAGCAGGCCCCGCCCCAAACGGTACACGTTggcgaaagaaaagacagaaactcaaaacacactcaaaaagaagaaaataagtcACACCATAGAAATAAATCAAAgaagaaattaaaaaaatttaATCACACAATTAATACGCTACGATCGAAAAATCCAACTCAAATCACCCATGTGCTCACAGCAAAGGAAAGTGCAGAATTCCACCACCTGGGACGCCAACAGCACACGCTGGGATGAGGGGTCGGTCTCCTgtcccaaaagagagagagagaagagcgagagagaagaggagagagagagaggacagtggtACAATTATTCACAGGGAGTAATGCAcacaaactcctgccactagtATTGTGGCAATGCTTAAATGTTAATACTGTCCgatagaaaaaggagagagaagaacagagagagaaaggacagtgattagggatggtacaaaccgcaccgaaaaccgaaaccgtacaattcacacaccataccgaaccgtgaaatgcaggctgtggcaaaccgcaattcatgtgcccagaaaaatatgtaaaactaggagtatcttatccactctctctgattaacacattagcatacaAGACCAATCAGAGGGTGACACAATTAAAATAACACCATGTTCACagtataagcctatacaaaccatatgtaggatatttagtgataagtctgattctattagccaattgaaagaggtcatttggaacgctcagacagcgcacatcagctgacgacagctgattcaacttgcgcatcatcactttataattgcagttatataaacatggtttaatattcccatgCACCATCTATCatgaaccaaaaaaaaagagaaccgtatagaaccgaaaaccgtgaccttgataccgtgatatgaaccgaaccgtgaactttgtgaaccgttccacccctaacaGTGATACACTCATTCACCATAAGTAATGCAcacaaactcctgccactagtATTGTGGCAATGCTTAAATGTTAATACTGCCCgataggaagagaaagagagaggggtgagagagagaagaagagacagtgaTACAATTATTCACAGTAAGTAATGCGcacaaactcctgccactagtATTGTGGCAATGCTTAAAGGTAAATACTAAATGTGAGGGGACAATGCAGACTGGACCCCACCAAGTACCATGCGATAGCCCAACCCACAAAGGGGAACAAATAGTACACTCCAAATCACGCTCCCTTATGTTATAATAAGATTGGCAGAAGGCACGTCCTGGGAGACGGACTTATCAGTGTTTTCGAGTATTTGATATACACATGGACCACAGAAATAAACAACATGGACAAGAGGCACTCAGACACGCAGTCACAGGTGTGCGTTCCCTTATCAAAGGTAGCGAGAGCCCGCCGGGTTGACGAATCCCGAGCGTGAGCCGGATCgaaacaaaacagcagccaccGAAGCCGTGGGAGGTCGAGGGACAGAATCTCCAAGTAGCCGCAGATCTGTTAAGTTAATAACAAAACCACACTAAGTTATCAGGTTCACTAATGCCCCATGCTAGCAGCAAGGCGAGGAAGGGATACATACCGTTAGGCTGGAGATGGTTCTACAAGGCCACTATCCATTGTGAGCTCCGAACACAAACGCGCCACATTCCGCTGCTGTTCCAAAACCAAAGGAGAGGAATTAGACAAGGGCTACACCATGCAATCTAAGCAACCCACCGAGTCCTACGGTAACTTACCTAGCATCCAGAGACAATGCCACAAAGCTAGCCACCCCACGAGTCAGCTGGCAGCTTCCCACAGGGCAACGCAACCCCTCTGGCAACCGAGGCACCAACGCACCGTTTGGATACACTGCAGAGCAAGCGAATTACGCAGTCAGAAAAAGGTCATCAAAGCAGCCAAAACTACCAGACAGGCACAACGCACTCACCACGCGATAGCCTTCGGCCTTCCACGCCAAATCCCACGACGAAACCAGGACTGTTCTCCCCGAATGAAACCAGGCATGTGCCAACCTCCAGGCCAAGCCCCTTAAATACCGCCCATAATAATCAGTGTGCACCTATTTCCCAGCTCTGGTATCCATGCAATTGCGCATCCCGTCACATGACATTCGGGAGTCTGACAGGTGCTCAATGAATGTGGAGACGTATGAGGGCCTGGCAGTGATCAAGTCAACACTGAAGGCAAGGGAATGGACTCCTTCCACCATGAGCATCGACCAGTCGTTGAGGCGACCTTGCCTATCTTCCTTTCAGAGCTATCAGCAacatttgaagaagaaaaaagatgcTTCACATGCCCTACAGCAGCAAAGGCTGAGTGTGGCAGCAAGGGTGCTGTCCTCAAAGGAGGCAAGCAAACTTGCTCAACTCGGAAAAAGAGAAGACCAACACAACTGACATCTGCGCCGGCTCTCACCACACAAGCCACCACCTCTCGTAAAGCGTGCTCTTCTGTTCCCCAGGCCCTGAAAAGGAAAAGAGCTCAACCAGCTCACATCGCACAAGCCACCACCCAAGCATCTTCTCCTCAAAACACCCCCTCTATTCAAGCCATCACCTCTCAAGCCACCACCTCTAACCCCACACAAGCCACGCCACCTGCCATCACCCTCTCAGGTTAAGCATCCTCTCCTCAAAACACGCTTTCTGCTCAAGCCACCACCTCTAACCCTACACAAGCAACGCCACCTGCACCAagatttttctctctgttttatcAGACAAAGCCATCTTCAAACAccttgaaaaagaaaagaaaagttccAAGGACAAGGAATCTTCAAAGAAGAAATAGTAGCCAAATGGGAgaaatggtaatttgtttaagGTGCACcgtgcaatattttttttgtagtttccagcattcatgctgcccattcacaaatgttacccttttcatttaatacttaccaccaccaccaaattctaagtattcattatgactggaaaaattgcaattttcatgcatgaaaggggtccgcttctccgtggtccgccattttgaatgttcagaaatagactttcttagctgcaaaacttattgaactttggtcatactagtaaaaattggtttattatttattataaagTCATACAAAGATCCAATTgcgcaataggcagcacagtctcaatgagcagcgtggttgcagtacccattctggccacatcctacacagtgcatctttaaccaCTACTTTATTTTTCTTGTCCTACTGTTGAAACCATATTGTGTAATATTTGTTACACAATAGTTACAACAATAGTattttggagtagtattgccccctactgacctgtcttggtcaTGGCTGCTGCATATGCAGCTTTGAGTTCATTCAAGTTAGTAAAGCATGCACCAGGTTTTCAGGAATACATTCTGGTGTTGAATTGGGTTCAATTCCCACCTCAATTTCTAACTATACTGCAACAGCACAAGACTAGAATGTATTtctacatacagtgagtccaatatgtatttgatcccttgctgattttgccggtttgcccactaataaagacatgatcagtctataaatttatgataatatgtattcaaacatggagagacagaatatcaaaaagaaattccagaacaTAACTTaaatgaatatattttaatttatttgcatttaatttaggcaaataagtatttgacccctctagctaaagaagataaagtgctttgtggcaaagccctagttgtctagcactgaggtcagatgcttcttttagttgatgacaatgtttgtccatatagtagaaaatatttttgcccatttttctttgcacattatctctaaaacattaatagtttgtggctgtagcttggcaaatgggaggttcagttctctccatagaattactatagggttaatatttggagactgtcttggccacttcacgactttaatatgcttcttattgagccactccttcgttactttgactgtatgttgtgtattattgtcatgttgggagatccaaaaaatggcccacccttcagtgtagtggtggagggaaggacgtttgcactcaggcttgcacattacatgtctcccttcatccattcgttgacgatgtgaagttgtcctgtgccttggccagacaaacaccctcaaaccataa includes the following:
- the LOC134444070 gene encoding uncharacterized protein LOC134444070: MKSTDTVEKARVEVLQKEQAAASRTGTQANQDRKAHISVLITEFERMKVMIDLYRGVLPTFQKFVKKRQHEKPMVHLLHLEMVALTRHLSKFMRPKAILLTLHNIIKLDIRTRDSQLPKQKLSVGQFSFNAMNKAWVQRKVWVEKLRDASAGVRYPTLSKLVRALLSIFTGHLLKGSFNLMNDIRESDRCSMNVETYEGLAVIKSTLKAREWTPSTMSIDQSLRRPCLSSFQSYQQHLKKKKDASHALQQQRLSVAARVLSSKEALKRKRAQPAHIAQATTQASSPQNTPSIQAITSQATTSNPTQATPPAITLSG